The Thermomonospora curvata DSM 43183 DNA segment TCGAGCATCATGGCGTGCAGCTCGCCGTCGCCCGCGATGCCCTCGATGCGGCGCGGGTTGTTGTCCAGCTCCGTCAATCCCATCGACTGGGCCAGCCGCTTGGCCGGGTCCACGGTCAGCACCACCACGTCCCGGCCGCGTTCGGCGGCGCGCAGCCCGATCGCCGCGGCGGTGGTGGTCTTGCCCACGCCGCCCGACCCGCAGCACACGATGATCTTCGTGCGGGGGTCGTCGATCAGCGCGTCGACGTCCAGCACCGGCGGGGTCCTGTGGGCGCTCATGGGCTCCTCACTGGGTCGTGGTCGAGGCCGCGGGGCTTTCGGACGGGGTCAGGCCGCCCCCTGCTCGCGGAGGGCGTCGGCCAGGTCGTACAGCCCGGCCAGGTCCACTCCGTCCGGCAGCAGCGGCAGCACGTACTTGGGGTGCGGCAGCGCGGCCAGCCGCTCCTTCTCGCGCGCCTGCAGCGCCATGCGCCTGGCGTGGTCGGCGGCCTCGGCGGCCAGGACGCGGGCGATCTGCTCGGCGTCGTGCTCCAGCCCGGCGGCCTTGAGCCCGCGGACGATCTCGTCGGCGTCCAGCCGCCCGGCCGCGGCCGCGGCCAGCGCTTCGGCGTCCAGCATCGGCGGGTGCTCCATGTTGATGATGACGCCGCCCACCGGCAGCCCCACGTCCTTCAGCTCCTGGATGCCGTCCAGGGTCTCCTGGACCGGCATCTCCTCCAGGAGCGTCACAAAGTGCACCGCCGTCTCGGGGCTGCGCACCACCCGCATCACCATGTCGGCGTGGTTGCGCACCGGCCCGACCTTGGCCAGCCCGGAGACCTCCTCGCTGACGTTGAGGAACTTGGTGATCCGCCCGGTCGGCGGGGCGTCCATCACCACCGCGTCGTAGACGAACGAGCCGTCGGGCCGCTTGCGGCGCACGGCCTCGCTCGTCTTGCCGGTCAAGATGACATCGCGCAGGCCCGGGGCGATCGTGGTGACGAAGTCGACCACGCCAAGGCGGCTCATCGCCTTCCCGGCGCGCTTGAGGTTGTAGAACATCTCCAGGTACTCGATGAGCGCCTCTTCGGTGTCCACCGCCAGGGCGTACACATCGCCCCCGTCCGGGGCGATGGCGACCTTGCGCTCCTCGTACGGCAGCGGCGGGCAGTCGAAGAGCTGGGCGATGCCCTGGCGGCCCTCGACCTCCACCAACAGGACGTTGCGTCCGCCCGCGGCCAGCGCCAGCGCGAGCGCGGCCGCCACGGTCGTCTTGCCGACGCCGCCCTTGCCGGTGACGACGTGCAGCCGGACGCCGTCCCAATCGGTGTCTCTCGCGCTCACTCGATTCACAATATCGCTCGGTCAGCGGCGGCTCCGGGCCGCACCCGGTCGTATGCAAGTAATCCCTGACACAGCCCTCCCGGCCCTCCGGAAAGCACTACCCGGTCTCTCCAGAGCTTCCCTCCCCGCCCCAGGGGCACCCTGAACCTCACAGATCAGGCATTTCCCGCAGTGCGCGTTCTGTACCGGTCATGAGGGGACGACAAGGACGCCGGTGGCCAGGAAACGGTCGATGGCCTCCGCATAGGCGGTGCCGTCCAGGGCGGGGGCCCTGCCGGCGTCGCCCATGACCACGACGACATCGCCCGTCCTGCCCTCGGTCCGCATCTTGTCGATCAGCCGCCAGGCGGCCCACAGGCAGGTTCCGGTGGAGCCTCCGGCGGTGATCCCGGTCAACGACCGCAGGTGGGCCAGCGCCCCGGCGGCGGCCGCGTCCGGGACCGGCACGACCAGATCGACCACGGACGGCAGGAAGCCGGGCTCCATGCGCGGCCGGCCGATGCCCTCGATGCGCGAGGGCATGCCGGTGGCGTAGTCGGACGCGCCACTGACCCACCCGGGGAAGTACGCGGAGTTCTCCGGGTCGGCCACCGCCAGGCGGGTCCGGTGGCCGTGGTAGCGCAGATGACGCCCGATCGTCGCGGACGTCGCGCCGGTCCCGGCCCCCGTCACGATCCACTCCGGCGGACGCGCACACCCCCGGAGGATCTCCGCGGCGATGTTGCCCGCCTCGCCGCGCCAGTCGATGACGTGGGCCGCGACCGCGAAGTGGTCCAGGTAGTGGCCGCCGATGTCGGCGGCCAGCCGCCGGGCCTCCCGGTAGATCGCGACGGGCGGGTGGTGGGGATGGCAGCGTCCGCCGGCGGCCTCGATCTCGGCGATCTTCTCGGGCCGGGTCGATCGGGGAACGACCGCGATGAAATCCAGCCCCAGCAGGCGAGCGAAATACGCCCCCGCCTTGGCGGCCGGTCCCGCCGAGGCCATCACCACCGTGTCCCCCTCGGCGATCTGCCCCGCCGCCAGGGCGTGGACGAACGCCGCTCCCAGCAGCCTGTGCTTGACGCTGCCCGAGGGCTGTGCCGACTCGTCCTTCAGATACAGCCCGACCCCCCACTCGGGAGGCAGCGGCACTTCCCGCAACGGCGTGACGACCGTGTCCTGCTCCACTCGAGCGATGGCGGCGGCCGCCCATGCCCGCGAAGACTCCACGGGCCGCAGCGTAACCGCGGCCTTGGGCCCGGGCACGAGATTCGTCCGGGGGCGTCAGCGGCCCAAAGGGACGGGCTCGAGAACCCCGCCGCAGATCAGGAGTTGTCGATCTCGCGGATGATCTGGCCGCCGAGCTCGCGCTTGATCAACTCCATCCCGGTGAGCGCCGCCTCGGCATCGGCGTCGGCGTCGCCTTCCGGATCGACCTCATCGACCTCGTCGAACGGTGCGCTGGGCGGGGGCGGAGGCGGCTCGTCCGGCGGCGGAGGGGGCGGCGGAGGCTGGGGCGGGCCGGCCACCGGTTCGGGCCGGGTGGGCGCGGGCGCCGCAGCGGGTGGAGCCGCCGGCGCGGCCGGGGCCGGGCGGGTGAACGGGGCCGGTGACACGGGCGCCGCCTGGCGGGCGGCCGGGGCGGCACCGGCCAGCACGGTGTCGATTCGCCAGTCCACCCCGAAGAACTCCCGGAAGACCTCGCGCAGCACGGTGTCCCGGCGGCCGTTGACGAAGTTGGTGCGGGCGCCGGGGACCTCGAAGGCGAGGGTGAGCAGGTTGCCTTCCAGGGAGACCGGCTGGACCCCGGACATGATCGACGTCCAGGCGACCTTGCTCTTTTTCTTGACGGCCTCGACGATGTTCGGCCACGCCTGCCGGACCGCCGCCACATCCGGGCCGCCACCTGCCGGGGCGTTGCTCGACGCCGGTGCGGGCGGGGAGGGCGCGCCCCACCGGTTATCCACAGAACGGTTTTCGGCTCCCGGTGCCG contains these protein-coding regions:
- a CDS encoding ArsA family ATPase, with the protein product MSARDTDWDGVRLHVVTGKGGVGKTTVAAALALALAAGGRNVLLVEVEGRQGIAQLFDCPPLPYEERKVAIAPDGGDVYALAVDTEEALIEYLEMFYNLKRAGKAMSRLGVVDFVTTIAPGLRDVILTGKTSEAVRRKRPDGSFVYDAVVMDAPPTGRITKFLNVSEEVSGLAKVGPVRNHADMVMRVVRSPETAVHFVTLLEEMPVQETLDGIQELKDVGLPVGGVIINMEHPPMLDAEALAAAAAGRLDADEIVRGLKAAGLEHDAEQIARVLAAEAADHARRMALQAREKERLAALPHPKYVLPLLPDGVDLAGLYDLADALREQGAA
- a CDS encoding pyridoxal-phosphate dependent enzyme, with translation MESSRAWAAAAIARVEQDTVVTPLREVPLPPEWGVGLYLKDESAQPSGSVKHRLLGAAFVHALAAGQIAEGDTVVMASAGPAAKAGAYFARLLGLDFIAVVPRSTRPEKIAEIEAAGGRCHPHHPPVAIYREARRLAADIGGHYLDHFAVAAHVIDWRGEAGNIAAEILRGCARPPEWIVTGAGTGATSATIGRHLRYHGHRTRLAVADPENSAYFPGWVSGASDYATGMPSRIEGIGRPRMEPGFLPSVVDLVVPVPDAAAAGALAHLRSLTGITAGGSTGTCLWAAWRLIDKMRTEGRTGDVVVVMGDAGRAPALDGTAYAEAIDRFLATGVLVVPS